The sequence CGATCGACCCTTGCTCGCCGTTTTCCCGCATCTGTTTCGCCAATTGCAGCGCCCCCCAGACGTTGGTGCCGGTGGAAGCGCCAACCTTGCGGCCGAGCACGCCTTCCAGCCAGTGAATGGTGGCGACGCTGGCGGCATCCGGCACCCGCAGCATGTTGTCGACCACCGACGGGATGAACGACGGCTCGGCACGTGGGCGGCCGATGCCTTCGATGCGGCTGCCGCAGCTGCCGATCAGGGTGCGATCGCCGTGGTGGAAGCAGTCATAGAACACCGAATTTTCCGGATCGACCACCGTCAATTGCGTATCGTGCCCCTGATAGCGGATGTAGCGCCCCAGCGTGGCGGAGGTGCCGCCGGTGCCGGCGCTCATCACGATGTGTTTCGGCACCGGGAAGGGTTCGCGCGCCATCTGGCGGAAGATGCTGTCGGCGATATTGTTGTTGCCGCGCCAGTCGGTGGCGCGCTCGGCGTAGGTGAACTGATCCATATAGTGGCCGTTCAGCTCTTTCGCCAGCTGTTCGGAGGCGGCGTAGAT comes from Serratia sarumanii and encodes:
- a CDS encoding PLP-dependent cysteine synthase family protein, with amino-acid sequence MTNSWVKYAIGEIEADFQRSADTHLIRLNLPAFPGICLYLKDESTHPTGSLKHRLARSLFLYGLCNGWITENTTIIEASSGSTAVSEAYFARLIGLPFIAVMPSCTARRKVEQIAFYGGRCHFVDHAAQIYAASEQLAKELNGHYMDQFTYAERATDWRGNNNIADSIFRQMAREPFPVPKHIVMSAGTGGTSATLGRYIRYQGHDTQLTVVDPENSVFYDCFHHGDRTLIGSCGSRIEGIGRPRAEPSFIPSVVDNMLRVPDAASVATIHWLEGVLGRKVGASTGTNVWGALQLAKQMRENGEQGSIVTLLCDSGERYLDTYYNPEWVSNNIGDLQPYLAQLADL